The Desulfoscipio gibsoniae DSM 7213 genome contains a region encoding:
- the pdxS gene encoding pyridoxal 5'-phosphate synthase lyase subunit PdxS — translation MAEKGTWTVKKGLAEMLKGGVIMDVTTPEQAKIAEEAGACAVMALERVPADIRAAGGVARMADPTVIIRIMDAVTIPVMAKARIGHFVEAQILEALGADYIDESEVLTPADEQYHIEKHAFKVPFVCGARNLGEALRRIAEGAAMIRTKGEPGTGNVVEAVRHMRMVMGEIRRVQNLPKEELMSVAKDMGAPYDLLLDVANNGRLPVVNFAAGGIATPADAALMMQLGCDGIFVGSGIFKSNDPQSRAKAIVAATTHYNDPKILAEISRDLGEAMPGLEISTIAPEQRMQDRGW, via the coding sequence ATGGCAGAAAAGGGGACATGGACAGTAAAGAAAGGTTTGGCGGAAATGCTTAAGGGCGGTGTAATCATGGATGTTACTACACCGGAGCAAGCCAAAATAGCTGAAGAAGCGGGTGCCTGTGCGGTTATGGCACTGGAAAGGGTGCCTGCTGATATACGTGCCGCTGGTGGAGTAGCTAGAATGGCCGATCCCACTGTTATTATACGTATTATGGATGCGGTAACCATTCCTGTAATGGCCAAAGCTAGAATCGGTCATTTTGTAGAAGCACAAATACTAGAAGCTTTGGGTGCTGATTATATAGACGAAAGTGAAGTGCTTACACCGGCGGATGAACAGTATCACATAGAAAAACACGCTTTTAAAGTACCTTTCGTATGTGGTGCCCGTAATCTAGGCGAAGCGCTCAGGCGTATTGCCGAAGGTGCAGCCATGATTCGTACCAAGGGCGAACCCGGCACGGGCAATGTGGTGGAAGCTGTCCGCCATATGCGTATGGTGATGGGTGAAATACGCAGGGTACAAAATTTACCCAAAGAAGAATTAATGAGTGTAGCCAAGGATATGGGTGCACCTTACGATTTACTTTTAGATGTAGCCAACAATGGTAGATTACCGGTGGTTAACTTTGCCGCCGGTGGTATTGCGACTCCTGCGGATGCGGCTTTAATGATGCAGTTGGGTTGTGACGGTATTTTTGTTGGCTCAGGGATATTTAAATCCAATGACCCGCAGTCCAGGGCCAAGGCCATTGTTGCCGCTACCACGCATTATAATGACCCGAAAATACTGGCCGAAATTTCACGTGATCTTGGAGAAGCTATGCCCGGTCTCGAAATATCCACTATTGCACCGGAACAGCGTATGCAAGACAGAGGTTGGTAA
- the pdxT gene encoding pyridoxal 5'-phosphate synthase glutaminase subunit PdxT codes for MLIGVLALQGAFREHQYSLEKCGVSIRQVRKPPELEGIEALVIPGGESTTMGKLLNSFSLMEPIINLAKQGMPILGTCAGLIMLAKCIRNSRQETLALMDIKVERNAFGRQVDSFETDLDIPVLGAEPFRAVFIRAPYIAEVSEGVDILARCDDKIVCARQGRFLVAAFHPELTDDLRMHRYFIENVVK; via the coding sequence ATGTTAATTGGGGTACTTGCCTTACAAGGTGCCTTTAGGGAGCACCAGTATTCACTGGAGAAATGCGGGGTTTCCATTCGCCAGGTAAGAAAACCACCTGAACTTGAAGGTATAGAGGCTTTGGTTATTCCCGGTGGTGAAAGCACTACCATGGGCAAACTGTTGAATAGTTTTAGTTTAATGGAACCTATAATAAATTTGGCAAAACAGGGTATGCCTATTTTGGGTACCTGTGCTGGTTTAATTATGCTGGCGAAATGTATAAGAAATTCAAGGCAAGAAACACTTGCCTTGATGGATATAAAGGTGGAACGCAATGCCTTTGGTCGCCAGGTAGACAGTTTTGAAACTGATTTGGATATACCTGTTTTAGGTGCTGAGCCGTTTCGGGCGGTATTTATCAGAGCCCCTTATATAGCCGAAGTTTCTGAAGGTGTAGATATACTGGCTCGCTGTGATGATAAAATTGTATGTGCCCGGCAAGGACGCTTTCTTGTAGCTGCTTTTCATCCAGAATTGACTGATGACCTGCGTATGCATCGTTATTTTATTGAAAATGTTGTTAAATGA
- a CDS encoding pyridoxal-phosphate-dependent aminotransferase family protein — translation MQDKSYLMIPGPTPVPPTVVAAMTAPMIGHRSEDFQVLHKDIITKLQKIFQTQNEIYILTSSGTGGMESAVANTVSPGDKVLTLVGGKFGERWSELTKQYGAEVIEVNFEWGTCVDPQVVQEKLAANPDIKVVFATQNETSTGVTNDIESIGKIVAQTSALFVVDGVSGVGGIEIKVDEWHVDILTTGSQKSLMLPPGLAIQSISDKAWKVIEANKSPRYYFNLLKARKQYPKWNTAYTPAVSLFVGLNASLDMMLAEGLDNVYARHKLLREATRAAIRALGLKLMADESYASPVITSVYAPEGIGADDIRKVLNNEYNITFAGGQAKLKNKIFRIAHMGFADQMNVLIAISGLEMALQKVGYPVELGAGVRAAQQVFLGV, via the coding sequence ATGCAGGATAAAAGTTATTTAATGATTCCGGGGCCGACACCCGTACCGCCGACAGTGGTGGCTGCTATGACAGCCCCCATGATTGGACACCGTAGCGAAGATTTTCAGGTGTTACACAAGGATATAATTACCAAACTGCAAAAAATATTTCAAACCCAAAATGAAATATATATTTTAACCAGCTCGGGCACCGGTGGCATGGAATCAGCGGTGGCTAACACGGTAAGCCCCGGGGATAAGGTGCTCACTTTGGTGGGTGGTAAGTTTGGAGAGCGCTGGTCTGAATTGACCAAGCAATATGGAGCCGAAGTTATTGAAGTAAACTTTGAGTGGGGTACCTGTGTTGACCCACAAGTGGTACAAGAAAAGCTAGCGGCCAATCCTGACATCAAAGTTGTTTTTGCCACCCAAAATGAAACTTCTACAGGTGTTACCAACGATATTGAGAGCATTGGTAAGATTGTGGCCCAAACCTCCGCACTGTTCGTGGTAGACGGTGTTAGTGGTGTGGGTGGCATTGAAATTAAAGTAGATGAGTGGCATGTGGATATATTAACCACCGGGTCCCAAAAATCATTAATGCTGCCTCCTGGATTAGCTATTCAAAGTATTAGTGATAAAGCCTGGAAAGTAATCGAAGCTAACAAATCGCCGCGTTATTACTTTAATTTATTAAAAGCCAGAAAACAATATCCTAAATGGAACACTGCTTATACACCGGCGGTATCATTGTTTGTAGGACTTAACGCTTCTTTGGATATGATGCTGGCAGAAGGACTGGATAATGTTTATGCTCGTCACAAGCTACTACGTGAAGCTACCCGGGCTGCTATCAGAGCGTTGGGACTAAAGCTAATGGCTGATGAAAGTTATGCTTCACCTGTTATTACCTCAGTTTATGCTCCGGAAGGTATTGGTGCGGACGATATTCGTAAAGTGCTTAATAATGAATACAATATAACCTTTGCCGGTGGGCAAGCGAAATTGAAAAATAAAATTTTCCGTATTGCCCATATGGGATTTGCTGATCAAATGAATGTATTAATTGCTATCAGTGGTTTGGAAATGGCTTTGCAAAAAGTTGGTTACCCTGTTGAATTAGGTGCTGGTGTCAGGGCTGCTCAGCAAGTTTTTTTGGGGGTGTAA
- the serA gene encoding phosphoglycerate dehydrogenase, with protein sequence MAQFKVLAMDNVSQKGLEPLYNKPDIEVVIGSKMTEDELIAVIGEYDAMIVRSATKVTPRVLENAPKLKVVGRAGVGVDNIDLEASTQHGVLVVNAPDGNTIAAAEHTMAMMLALARNIPQAVAKMKNGVWDKKAFLGVELRGKTLGVIGLGRIGSAVARRAQAMEMDIVAYDPYISEEKAESMGIKLATLEELLPVADFITVHMPKTKETYHMLDDKAFAAMKDGVRVINCARGGIVDEEALYKYMQYGKVAGAALDVFEKEPNTDSPLLEMNSFIATPHLGASTAEAQINVAVDVAEEIVEALQGKVVRNTVNIPSVKPEVMSKIKPYLKLAEKLGKFQAQLVEGRVNKMEVVYNGDLAGEDVKPITTALVKGFLDPILQESVNFINAPLLAKNRGISVVQTVNGRADGYASLITLKVISDKGEKSLSGTLFQENEPRIVMVDGYRVDAVPEGNMLYVPHMDKPRIIGPVGMLIGEHQINIAGMQVGRKEIGGKAVMMLSVDAPVPEETLKAIAEIDGVLDVKFVSL encoded by the coding sequence ATGGCACAATTTAAAGTTTTAGCAATGGACAATGTTTCGCAAAAAGGTTTAGAGCCACTATACAATAAACCGGATATCGAAGTAGTTATTGGCAGTAAAATGACTGAAGATGAACTGATAGCTGTAATTGGCGAATATGACGCTATGATTGTACGCAGCGCTACCAAAGTAACCCCCCGGGTACTGGAAAATGCCCCTAAGTTAAAAGTAGTGGGTCGGGCCGGCGTCGGTGTGGATAATATTGATCTCGAAGCCTCTACCCAGCACGGTGTGCTGGTGGTCAACGCTCCTGATGGCAATACTATTGCCGCTGCTGAACATACCATGGCTATGATGCTGGCCCTGGCCAGGAATATTCCCCAGGCAGTGGCTAAAATGAAAAACGGTGTGTGGGATAAAAAGGCTTTCCTGGGTGTGGAGCTACGGGGTAAAACGCTGGGGGTTATTGGTTTGGGTAGAATTGGCTCAGCAGTTGCCCGGCGTGCCCAGGCTATGGAAATGGATATAGTGGCCTATGACCCTTATATTTCTGAGGAAAAGGCAGAATCTATGGGTATAAAGCTGGCTACCTTGGAAGAATTATTACCGGTGGCGGACTTTATTACTGTACACATGCCTAAAACTAAAGAGACCTACCATATGCTGGATGATAAAGCCTTTGCGGCAATGAAGGACGGAGTGCGGGTTATCAATTGTGCCCGTGGCGGCATTGTTGATGAGGAAGCTCTATACAAGTATATGCAGTATGGGAAAGTGGCCGGTGCGGCGCTGGATGTTTTTGAAAAAGAACCAAACACCGATAGCCCTCTATTAGAAATGAATAGCTTTATTGCCACCCCCCACCTGGGAGCCTCCACCGCTGAAGCACAGATTAACGTAGCTGTGGATGTGGCAGAGGAAATAGTGGAAGCCCTACAAGGTAAGGTAGTGCGTAATACTGTAAATATTCCATCAGTTAAGCCCGAAGTAATGTCCAAAATTAAGCCCTATTTGAAGTTGGCTGAAAAACTAGGTAAATTCCAAGCCCAGCTGGTGGAGGGCCGGGTTAATAAAATGGAAGTTGTTTATAACGGTGATTTGGCCGGGGAAGATGTCAAGCCTATTACCACAGCACTGGTGAAGGGTTTTTTGGATCCCATATTACAAGAGTCAGTTAACTTTATTAATGCACCGCTGCTGGCTAAAAATCGCGGTATCAGCGTTGTGCAAACTGTTAATGGCCGGGCTGATGGCTATGCCAGCTTGATAACCTTGAAAGTGATATCTGACAAGGGTGAAAAGTCATTATCAGGTACACTGTTCCAAGAAAATGAGCCCCGCATAGTGATGGTGGACGGTTACCGGGTGGACGCTGTTCCCGAAGGAAATATGCTTTATGTACCACATATGGACAAACCCAGGATTATTGGCCCCGTGGGTATGTTAATTGGCGAACATCAAATAAATATTGCCGGTATGCAAGTGGGACGCAAGGAAATTGGCGGTAAAGCCGTGATGATGCTTTCGGTGGATGCGCCGGTACCTGAAGAAACATTGAAAGCCATTGCTGAGATAGATGGAGTGTTGGATGTAAAGTTTGTTAGTCTCTAG
- the serS gene encoding serine--tRNA ligase — MLDLKFVRNNPEIVKEALQKRGASISLDPFLELDERRREKLVEVEKLKNKRNVVSEEIGRLKKAGQLAEDMVLEMRQVSNAIKDLDEEIRILDQQLQQTLLNIPNIPEESVPVGLDENDNVELRRWGEPRQFGFEPKPHWDIGEALDILDFERGGKVTGARFLFYKGAGAALERAVFNFMLDVHTREHGYVEVMPPFMVNSNSMIGTGQLPKFAEDMFKVENTDYYLIPTAEVPVTNLYNNEILDGDRLPIYHCAYSACFRAEAGAAGRDTRGLIRLHQFNKVELVKFVRPEESFTELEKLTQNAEKILQLLELPYRVVVLSTGDLGFSSAKTYDLEVWLPSYNSYKEISSCSNFVDFQARRANIRYREGKAKPRFVHTLNGSGLAVGRTVAAILENCQTDTGAVKIPAVLQPYMGGIKEIN, encoded by the coding sequence ATGCTGGATTTGAAATTTGTGCGGAATAACCCGGAAATTGTTAAAGAGGCACTACAGAAAAGAGGAGCTAGCATTTCACTCGACCCGTTTTTGGAACTCGATGAGCGCCGCAGGGAAAAGCTGGTTGAGGTGGAGAAGCTTAAAAATAAACGTAATGTGGTATCCGAGGAGATTGGCCGGTTGAAAAAGGCCGGACAGTTGGCTGAGGATATGGTACTGGAAATGCGGCAGGTTTCCAATGCTATCAAGGATTTAGATGAAGAAATTCGTATTTTGGATCAGCAGCTGCAACAAACATTGCTAAATATCCCCAATATTCCTGAAGAGAGTGTACCCGTGGGGTTGGATGAAAATGACAATGTTGAATTGCGGCGCTGGGGTGAGCCCAGACAGTTTGGTTTTGAGCCCAAACCCCACTGGGATATCGGTGAGGCGCTGGATATATTGGATTTTGAACGGGGCGGCAAGGTTACAGGTGCCAGGTTTCTTTTTTACAAAGGAGCCGGTGCGGCTCTGGAGCGTGCTGTATTTAATTTTATGCTGGATGTGCATACGAGGGAGCACGGCTATGTAGAGGTAATGCCACCATTTATGGTTAACAGCAACAGTATGATCGGCACAGGCCAACTGCCCAAGTTTGCCGAGGATATGTTTAAAGTTGAAAATACTGATTACTATCTAATACCCACTGCCGAAGTGCCGGTAACCAATCTTTATAATAATGAAATATTGGATGGCGATAGATTGCCCATTTACCATTGTGCCTACAGCGCTTGCTTTAGAGCCGAGGCAGGAGCGGCGGGACGTGATACACGGGGCCTTATTAGGCTGCACCAGTTTAACAAGGTAGAACTGGTAAAGTTCGTTCGTCCGGAGGAGTCCTTTACTGAACTGGAGAAATTGACTCAAAATGCCGAGAAAATACTGCAATTGTTGGAGCTGCCTTACCGGGTGGTTGTTTTAAGTACCGGTGACCTGGGTTTTAGCTCTGCCAAAACCTATGATTTAGAGGTGTGGCTACCCAGTTATAACAGTTATAAAGAGATTTCTTCTTGCAGTAATTTTGTGGATTTCCAGGCCCGGCGGGCCAATATCAGGTACCGGGAGGGTAAAGCAAAACCTCGTTTTGTACACACTTTAAACGGTTCAGGTTTGGCCGTGGGCCGGACGGTAGCCGCTATATTGGAAAATTGTCAGACTGATACCGGTGCGGTGAAAATACCGGCGGTGTTACAGCCGTATATGGGTGGCATTAAAGAGATAAATTGA
- a CDS encoding tyrosine-type recombinase/integrase, with the protein MAGWVENRGTNKWRLNVPGGTGPGGNRKVYRRTIEATSEREAKKQLDIFSAEVQKGQYIEPSGLTFTEFSQQWLKSKIDLAPKTKHRYKKMLDSRILPAMGHMKLEDIKPFHIMQFYDNLREYGIREDGREGTLSPATILHHHRLLVTIFNAAVKWQIILTNPAARVEAPKVPRKPAACYDENDIATLLQALEAEELKHQVLVYIALFTGLRRGEIMGIEWQDVDFDNSLLNVRRSSQYLPGIGTITKEPKNETSKRVISIPGFVMTLIKQYKTEWTKDRLKVADLWQGSDRLFTTWDGRPGHPEWPSQWFSKFIKKHKLPHLPFHGLRHTAATMLINQNVPLKNISGRLGHANPATTGAIYSHYLQSADKAISDKLENVYQNIIHNDTKKRQA; encoded by the coding sequence ATGGCTGGCTGGGTAGAAAACAGGGGGACCAACAAATGGCGGCTTAACGTACCAGGTGGGACGGGCCCGGGCGGTAATCGCAAAGTTTACCGCCGGACGATTGAAGCCACCAGCGAGCGTGAAGCCAAAAAACAGCTAGACATTTTTTCTGCTGAGGTGCAAAAGGGCCAGTATATTGAACCCTCCGGGCTCACCTTCACGGAATTTAGCCAACAGTGGCTTAAATCCAAAATAGACTTGGCACCCAAAACCAAGCACCGGTATAAAAAAATGCTTGACTCCCGCATTTTACCGGCTATGGGCCACATGAAATTAGAGGACATAAAGCCTTTTCACATAATGCAGTTCTATGACAACTTGCGGGAATACGGCATCCGTGAGGACGGCAGGGAAGGTACACTGTCGCCCGCAACCATACTTCACCATCACAGGTTATTAGTCACTATATTTAACGCTGCCGTCAAATGGCAAATAATTTTAACCAACCCGGCCGCCCGGGTGGAAGCTCCCAAGGTCCCCAGGAAGCCGGCCGCCTGTTATGATGAAAACGACATTGCCACCCTACTGCAAGCCCTGGAAGCAGAAGAATTAAAGCACCAGGTGCTTGTTTACATAGCACTATTCACCGGGTTACGCCGTGGTGAAATCATGGGCATTGAATGGCAGGATGTGGACTTTGATAACTCCTTACTTAACGTAAGGCGGTCCAGTCAGTACCTACCCGGTATAGGCACCATCACGAAAGAACCAAAGAACGAAACGTCAAAGCGGGTTATATCTATTCCCGGTTTCGTTATGACGCTGATTAAACAGTATAAAACAGAATGGACTAAGGACCGCCTAAAGGTCGCTGACTTATGGCAGGGGTCAGACAGATTATTTACCACATGGGACGGCAGGCCCGGGCACCCGGAATGGCCATCGCAATGGTTCTCCAAGTTTATTAAAAAACACAAATTGCCGCACCTACCCTTTCATGGCCTCCGGCATACCGCGGCCACAATGTTGATTAATCAGAACGTGCCACTTAAAAATATATCCGGTCGGCTTGGACATGCTAACCCGGCCACCACTGGGGCTATTTATAGTCACTACTTACAGAGTGCCGATAAGGCAATATCGGACAAGCTAGAAAATGTGTACCAGAATATTATTCATAATGACACAAAAAAAAGACAGGCGTAA
- a CDS encoding helix-turn-helix domain-containing protein, whose product MDIGTKIRELRKSKKLTQKELAKKINKSERVIQKYESGEIVPPISVIEEIAKILDVDIYDIILTNRMYIDQIPSGSIFPKVNFVVPGEIATKGVDSVTTVKLMSGQDLYDIAFLLKHQKEAYYNGRLLTEYERKRVLAMLKIMFSEEGESE is encoded by the coding sequence TTGGATATTGGCACCAAGATAAGAGAATTGAGAAAAAGTAAAAAACTAACCCAAAAGGAATTAGCTAAAAAAATAAACAAGTCTGAACGCGTGATACAAAAATATGAAAGCGGTGAAATTGTACCGCCTATTTCTGTAATAGAAGAAATTGCAAAAATACTTGACGTAGATATTTACGATATTATTCTTACCAACAGGATGTACATTGACCAGATTCCTAGCGGTTCTATTTTCCCAAAAGTGAATTTTGTTGTGCCTGGTGAGATAGCAACAAAGGGAGTTGATAGCGTAACAACAGTTAAGTTAATGTCTGGACAAGATTTATATGACATAGCTTTTCTTCTTAAACATCAAAAGGAAGCATATTATAATGGCAGACTTCTTACTGAGTATGAACGGAAACGCGTACTCGCTATGCTAAAAATAATGTTCTCAGAAGAAGGAGAATCAGAATAA
- a CDS encoding helix-turn-helix domain-containing protein codes for MHKTLDQLKDDAQHVLRETITAREVAEMLGISEWAAYDWARRKIIPHIRAGKRVLFRRSSILQWLEAQEQASVTVEPETAGKIRRLK; via the coding sequence ATGCATAAAACACTAGATCAGCTTAAAGACGATGCCCAACATGTATTACGTGAAACAATAACTGCTAGAGAAGTAGCGGAAATGCTGGGTATTAGTGAGTGGGCAGCATATGACTGGGCACGGAGAAAAATAATACCGCACATCAGGGCAGGTAAACGCGTGCTGTTTAGGCGGAGTAGCATTCTCCAGTGGCTGGAGGCACAGGAGCAGGCTAGCGTTACGGTAGAGCCGGAAACTGCAGGAAAAATACGGCGGCTGAAATAA
- a CDS encoding CHC2 zinc finger domain-containing protein — MIQLHAPNSLSRKSNIFQLVKQINTVDIIHKYNIANMHRHGRYWVGLCPVHQDKKPSFYTFQDNKCKCWGCGFYGDAIDLVAKVYGLRPIEAARMIARDFGIEVDNRPVSLEARRKAKQLAIEAAQKREIEKIFKQKRDRALEILSLFVRTTNHVLAAGGYQAHYDLAELLHKTDYQEYLTECLLSKDPDLQLMALTAPEVQQWLE, encoded by the coding sequence GTGATACAGTTGCATGCTCCAAATAGTTTATCACGAAAAAGTAATATCTTTCAATTGGTTAAGCAAATTAATACAGTGGACATTATTCATAAATACAACATTGCTAATATGCACCGGCATGGTCGCTATTGGGTGGGTTTATGTCCAGTTCACCAAGATAAAAAACCCAGTTTCTATACTTTTCAGGATAATAAATGCAAATGCTGGGGATGTGGATTCTACGGTGACGCTATTGACCTAGTGGCAAAGGTGTATGGACTCAGACCCATTGAGGCGGCCCGGATGATAGCGCGGGACTTTGGTATTGAGGTGGACAATAGGCCGGTATCATTGGAGGCCAGGCGTAAGGCCAAGCAGTTGGCCATTGAGGCAGCCCAAAAGCGTGAGATTGAGAAAATCTTTAAACAAAAACGGGATCGGGCGTTAGAAATACTTTCTTTGTTCGTGAGAACTACCAACCATGTTTTAGCTGCTGGGGGTTATCAAGCGCATTATGATTTAGCTGAATTGTTACATAAAACCGACTACCAAGAGTATTTGACCGAATGCTTGTTGAGTAAGGATCCCGACTTACAGCTTATGGCATTGACCGCCCCGGAGGTGCAACAATGGCTCGAATAA
- a CDS encoding virulence-associated E family protein — protein sequence MARITADELHEKARDDPEVAKVLGLSSFWEKLLSKDKNGRIYSTINNALLILRNDEALKSKVALNEFANQLDIRGALPWGKAKGTWSDSDDAELRYYFETSYNFTGKSKIDDAFAIATSRLKFHPVREYLSGLQWDGQQRLDALLIDYFGSEDNEYTRMVTRKSFTAAVARVYKPGIKFDTMLVLVGNQGIGKSTFFRLLAGDEWFTDDLRMEDMKNKTGAEKMPGKWIIEVAELAGLRKTEVEEVKSFLSRNFDRYREPYGRRSKDQLRQCILVGTTNAVDGFLRDQTGNRRFWPVRVSRGKLKPWEIDKVRNQIWAEAKKYYETGEALYLTHEVEQLATAVQEEYTEISPWYGLIDKYLSEKSMGVVCGIEIWIHALSGDKNKYGHREQQEISNVMKKIPGWEPGGRERIPEYGRQRVYRRIS from the coding sequence ATGGCTCGAATAACAGCAGACGAACTCCATGAAAAAGCAAGAGATGACCCAGAGGTGGCTAAAGTGTTGGGGTTATCATCCTTCTGGGAAAAACTCCTAAGTAAAGATAAAAACGGTAGGATTTATTCCACAATTAATAACGCTCTTTTGATATTGCGGAATGATGAAGCGTTAAAAAGTAAAGTGGCTTTAAATGAGTTTGCAAACCAGCTTGACATTAGGGGTGCTTTACCCTGGGGGAAGGCCAAAGGTACTTGGTCTGACAGTGACGATGCCGAATTAAGATATTATTTTGAGACTAGCTACAACTTTACTGGTAAAAGCAAAATTGATGATGCCTTTGCCATTGCCACAAGCCGGTTGAAATTTCACCCGGTGCGGGAATATTTGTCAGGGCTGCAGTGGGATGGGCAGCAACGGCTTGATGCCTTGCTGATTGATTACTTCGGGTCTGAAGATAACGAGTATACCAGGATGGTGACGCGAAAATCATTCACGGCTGCTGTGGCCCGTGTATACAAGCCTGGCATTAAGTTCGACACCATGCTGGTGCTGGTGGGTAACCAGGGCATAGGCAAGAGTACCTTTTTTCGTTTACTGGCCGGGGATGAGTGGTTTACTGATGACCTGCGGATGGAGGATATGAAAAATAAAACCGGTGCAGAAAAAATGCCGGGAAAATGGATCATCGAAGTTGCGGAACTGGCCGGGTTGAGAAAAACTGAAGTTGAGGAAGTTAAATCATTCCTAAGCCGCAACTTTGACCGGTACCGGGAACCGTATGGCCGCCGATCAAAGGACCAGCTAAGACAGTGTATCCTTGTGGGGACTACAAACGCCGTGGATGGCTTCCTAAGGGATCAAACCGGGAACCGGCGCTTTTGGCCCGTGAGGGTGAGCCGCGGGAAATTGAAACCTTGGGAAATCGATAAGGTAAGGAATCAGATATGGGCTGAAGCCAAAAAGTATTATGAGACTGGGGAAGCGCTTTACCTTACGCATGAGGTTGAACAGTTAGCCACGGCGGTGCAAGAAGAATACACGGAAATAAGCCCATGGTACGGGTTGATTGATAAGTATCTTAGTGAAAAATCTATGGGAGTTGTCTGTGGAATTGAAATTTGGATACATGCCCTTAGTGGAGACAAAAACAAATATGGCCATAGGGAGCAGCAAGAAATAAGCAATGTCATGAAAAAAATACCCGGATGGGAACCAGGAGGGCGCGAAAGAATACCGGAATATGGACGGCAGCGCGTTTATAGGCGAATATCCTAA
- a CDS encoding HK97 family phage prohead protease, with product MKLYGFSNELRAAGEENNMLLEGRAIVFDQPTVLYEFDGIEYKEIIASTALDKADMSDVVLRYNHNGEYIVLARTRNKSLTLEKRPDGLYMRATLQSDITSHRDLYNAVKSGLIDKMSFGFAVADDGDSYDSATHTRTIMNIRKLFETSLVDQPAYDQTYVEARSRLEQLADVEEYRKALLIRAKLIRRY from the coding sequence ATGAAACTCTACGGCTTTTCAAATGAGCTGAGGGCGGCTGGTGAAGAAAATAATATGCTGCTGGAAGGGCGGGCAATTGTTTTCGACCAACCGACCGTACTTTATGAATTTGACGGTATCGAGTACAAGGAAATCATTGCTTCAACGGCCTTGGATAAGGCTGATATGAGCGATGTTGTACTTCGATATAACCATAATGGTGAATACATCGTCTTGGCGCGAACTCGGAATAAGTCCCTAACGCTGGAAAAGCGGCCAGACGGGCTCTATATGCGGGCAACTTTACAGTCAGATATAACAAGCCACCGGGACCTATATAATGCGGTAAAATCCGGTTTAATTGACAAGATGAGTTTCGGTTTTGCGGTGGCTGATGATGGTGATAGTTATGACTCAGCCACGCATACCCGGACAATCATGAATATACGCAAACTTTTTGAGACCTCTTTAGTTGACCAACCGGCGTATGACCAAACCTATGTTGAAGCCAGAAGCAGGCTTGAACAGTTAGCGGATGTTGAAGAATATCGGAAAGCATTGCTCATTAGAGCAAAATTAATCAGGAGGTACTAG